Proteins from a single region of Amblyomma americanum isolate KBUSLIRL-KWMA chromosome 10, ASM5285725v1, whole genome shotgun sequence:
- the LOC144107440 gene encoding copine-8-like isoform X1 gives MANPTQPFTPAAACVPVTKVEISVSCRKLKQKDVLSKSDPMCVLFMRACEADNWWEVGRTETMQDCLDPDFVTKFLVDYFFEERQQLIFKLYDVDSKSTNLQDHDFLGQLSCTLGELVAYQGRQVKHQLTGHQGNCGTILLTVEEVIDCKRVIDMQWQGKKLEKKDWFGKSDPFLEFYRISEDNSYTAVFRTEVVKRSLNPTWRPFTIQMRQLSGGDDDRTIRIACYDWDLDGGPSCSHDLIGECYTNVRTLSQGPGPANEYQLINKKKQAKKKSYKNSGVVKLVSFIVREQVSFLDYIRGGMQMHFTVAVDFTASNGDPRDPASLHFLDPVRPNAYAMAIRAVGEVVQDYDSDKMFPALGFGARVPPDGSVSHEFFLNGSATDPYCAGIQGVLEAYQRTLQAVQLYGPTNFTPVINHVARFANSYRDGRSYFVLLIITDGVISDMAQTMEAIVQASSLPMSIIIVGVGNADFTAMETLDGDVRQLNSGGHTAERDIVQFVPFRKFLQGGGSWQSSQMQLAKEVLAEIPSQVVAYMSKRNIKPGPAPVIQAPP, from the exons ATGGCGAACCCAACCCAGCCATTCACTCCGGCTGCCGCGTGCGTGCCCGTAACCAAAGTGGAAATCAGCGTGTCCTGCAG GAAGCTCAAGCAGAAGGATGTCCTCTCCAAATCGGACCCAATGTGTGTGCTATTCATGCGAGCTTGTGAGGCTGACAACTGGTGGGAG GTGGGGCGCACAGAAACTATGCAGGACTGCCTTGACCCAGACTTTGTCACCAAGTTTCTGGTGGACTACTTCTTTGAAGAGCGCCAACAGCTCATCTTTAAACT GTACGACGTTGACAGCAAAAGTACAAACCTTCAAGATCAT GATTTCCTTGGCCAGTTGAGCTGCACGCTGGGAGAGCTGGTCGCCTACCAGGGAAGGCAGGTCAAGCACCAGCTGAC GGGACACCAAGGCAACTGCGGCACCATCTTGC TGACTGTGGAGGAGGTGATCGACTGCAAG CGGGTAATCGACATGCAGTGGCAGGGCAAGAAGCTTGAGAAGAAGGACTGGTTTGGCAAGTCGGACCCTTTTCTGGAGTTCTACCGCATCAGTGAGGACAACAGCTACACGGCGGTGTTCCGCACGGAGGTGGTCAAAAGGAGCCTCAACCCCACGTGGCGTCCCTTTACCATCCAGATGCGGCAGCTGAGTGGCGGCGATGATGACCGTACCATCCGCATTGCTTGCTATGACTGGGATCTTGACGGAGG CCCGTCTTGCAGCCATGACCTCATTGGGGAGTGCTACACCAACGTGCGCACCCTCTCCCAGGGACCAGGTCCAGCTAACGAGTATCAG cTGATCAACAAGAAGAAGCAGGCCAAGAAGAAGAGCTATAAAAACTCGGGTGTG GTGAAGCTGGTTTCCTTTATAGTCCGGGAACAGGTCAGCTTCCTGGACTATATTCGTGGCGG GATGCAGATGCACTTCACGGTGGCCGTGGACTTCACGGCCTCCAACGGGGACCCCCGGGACCCCGCCTCCCTGCACTTCCTGGACCCAGTGAGGCCCAATGCTTACGCAATGGCCATCCGGGCAGTGGGTGAGGTGGTGCAGGACTACGACTCGGACAAGATGTTTCCCGCGCTGGGCTTTGGAGCAAGGGTGCCTCCTGATGGCAGCGTCTCGCACGAGTTTTTCCTGAATGGAAGTGCGACAGATCCATACTGTGCAGGCATCCAGGGTGTCCTCGAGGCCTACCAGAGAACTCTTCAGGCGGTCCAGCTGTATGGTCCAACAAACTTTACGCCGGTCATCAACCATGTCGCAAG GTTTGCGAATTCGTACCGTGATGGCAGGAGCTACTTTGTGCTGCTCATCATCACAGATGGGGTCATCAGTGACATGGCACAGACAATGGAGGCCATTGTGCAGGCCTCCTCGCTGCCCATGTCCATCATTATTGTTGGTGTGGGCAATGCTGACTTCACAG CCATGGAAACCCTGGATGGCGATGTGAGGCAGTTGAACTCTGGTGGCCACACGGCCGAGCGTGACATCGTGCAGTTTGTGCCCTTCCGCAAGTTCCTCCAGGGTGGAGGGAGCTGGCAAAGCAGCCAGATGCAGCTCGCAAAGGAGGTCCTGGCTGAGATCCCCAGCCAGGTTGTCGCTTACATGTCCAAGCGCAACATCAAGCCTGGGCCAGCCCCTGTGATTCAAGCCCCACCATGA
- the LOC144107440 gene encoding copine-8-like isoform X2, giving the protein MANPTQPFTPAAACVPVTKVEISVSCRKLKQKDVLSKSDPMCVLFMRACEADNWWEVGRTETMQDCLDPDFVTKFLVDYFFEERQQLIFKLYDVDSKSTNLQDHDFLGQLSCTLGELVAYQGRQVKHQLTGHQGNCGTILLTVEEVIDCKRVIDMQWQGKKLEKKDWFGKSDPFLEFYRISEDNSYTAVFRTEVVKRSLNPTWRPFTIQMRQLSGGDDDRTIRIACYDWDLDGGHDLIGECYTNVRTLSQGPGPANEYQLINKKKQAKKKSYKNSGVVKLVSFIVREQVSFLDYIRGGMQMHFTVAVDFTASNGDPRDPASLHFLDPVRPNAYAMAIRAVGEVVQDYDSDKMFPALGFGARVPPDGSVSHEFFLNGSATDPYCAGIQGVLEAYQRTLQAVQLYGPTNFTPVINHVARFANSYRDGRSYFVLLIITDGVISDMAQTMEAIVQASSLPMSIIIVGVGNADFTAMETLDGDVRQLNSGGHTAERDIVQFVPFRKFLQGGGSWQSSQMQLAKEVLAEIPSQVVAYMSKRNIKPGPAPVIQAPP; this is encoded by the exons ATGGCGAACCCAACCCAGCCATTCACTCCGGCTGCCGCGTGCGTGCCCGTAACCAAAGTGGAAATCAGCGTGTCCTGCAG GAAGCTCAAGCAGAAGGATGTCCTCTCCAAATCGGACCCAATGTGTGTGCTATTCATGCGAGCTTGTGAGGCTGACAACTGGTGGGAG GTGGGGCGCACAGAAACTATGCAGGACTGCCTTGACCCAGACTTTGTCACCAAGTTTCTGGTGGACTACTTCTTTGAAGAGCGCCAACAGCTCATCTTTAAACT GTACGACGTTGACAGCAAAAGTACAAACCTTCAAGATCAT GATTTCCTTGGCCAGTTGAGCTGCACGCTGGGAGAGCTGGTCGCCTACCAGGGAAGGCAGGTCAAGCACCAGCTGAC GGGACACCAAGGCAACTGCGGCACCATCTTGC TGACTGTGGAGGAGGTGATCGACTGCAAG CGGGTAATCGACATGCAGTGGCAGGGCAAGAAGCTTGAGAAGAAGGACTGGTTTGGCAAGTCGGACCCTTTTCTGGAGTTCTACCGCATCAGTGAGGACAACAGCTACACGGCGGTGTTCCGCACGGAGGTGGTCAAAAGGAGCCTCAACCCCACGTGGCGTCCCTTTACCATCCAGATGCGGCAGCTGAGTGGCGGCGATGATGACCGTACCATCCGCATTGCTTGCTATGACTGGGATCTTGACGGAGG CCATGACCTCATTGGGGAGTGCTACACCAACGTGCGCACCCTCTCCCAGGGACCAGGTCCAGCTAACGAGTATCAG cTGATCAACAAGAAGAAGCAGGCCAAGAAGAAGAGCTATAAAAACTCGGGTGTG GTGAAGCTGGTTTCCTTTATAGTCCGGGAACAGGTCAGCTTCCTGGACTATATTCGTGGCGG GATGCAGATGCACTTCACGGTGGCCGTGGACTTCACGGCCTCCAACGGGGACCCCCGGGACCCCGCCTCCCTGCACTTCCTGGACCCAGTGAGGCCCAATGCTTACGCAATGGCCATCCGGGCAGTGGGTGAGGTGGTGCAGGACTACGACTCGGACAAGATGTTTCCCGCGCTGGGCTTTGGAGCAAGGGTGCCTCCTGATGGCAGCGTCTCGCACGAGTTTTTCCTGAATGGAAGTGCGACAGATCCATACTGTGCAGGCATCCAGGGTGTCCTCGAGGCCTACCAGAGAACTCTTCAGGCGGTCCAGCTGTATGGTCCAACAAACTTTACGCCGGTCATCAACCATGTCGCAAG GTTTGCGAATTCGTACCGTGATGGCAGGAGCTACTTTGTGCTGCTCATCATCACAGATGGGGTCATCAGTGACATGGCACAGACAATGGAGGCCATTGTGCAGGCCTCCTCGCTGCCCATGTCCATCATTATTGTTGGTGTGGGCAATGCTGACTTCACAG CCATGGAAACCCTGGATGGCGATGTGAGGCAGTTGAACTCTGGTGGCCACACGGCCGAGCGTGACATCGTGCAGTTTGTGCCCTTCCGCAAGTTCCTCCAGGGTGGAGGGAGCTGGCAAAGCAGCCAGATGCAGCTCGCAAAGGAGGTCCTGGCTGAGATCCCCAGCCAGGTTGTCGCTTACATGTCCAAGCGCAACATCAAGCCTGGGCCAGCCCCTGTGATTCAAGCCCCACCATGA
- the Gp93 gene encoding heat shock protein 90 Gp93, giving the protein MRALLLGIVVVALFAGLASAAEDAESSTPKVEDDLGATREGSRTDDQVVEREEEAIKLDGLNVAQMKEMREKAEKHAFQAEVTRMMKLIINSLYRNKEIFLRELISNASDALDKIRLLSLTNPDVLNSNPELTIRVKSDKENGLLHITDTGIGMTKTDLVNNLGTIAKSGTAEFLQKVTETADAPKELNDLIGQFGVGFYSAFLVADRVIVTSKNNEDEQHVWESDSGEFTVAKDPRGNTLGRGTQVTLQLKEEARDFLELDTLKRLIEKYSQFINFNIYLWTSKTETVEEPVEEAKPADTEDKEEKDEDKVEEEEDDEPKTKKVEKTTWDWELINSAKPIWTRKPAEIEDSEYEEFYKAITKDTKAPLAKTHFIAEGELTFKALLYIPTQQPTESFNRYGGKVDHIKLYVRRVFITDDFQDMMPSYLSFIRGVVDSDDLPLNVSREMLQQHKLLKVIKKKLVRKALDMMKRIPADQYEQFWKEYSTNLKLGIIEDTTNRTRLAKLVRFHSSNSDSLTSLSEYVSRMKDGQQIIYYMAGASLDEVKRSPFVERLLKKGYEVLYLVEPVDEYSISSLTEFEGKKFQNVAKEGLKVDEGTRARERHDALVREFEPLTKWLEEDVFKGRILKAMVSERLATSPCALVANQFGWTGNMERLARSNAHAKSHDTMRDYYLSQKKNMELNPRHPLIKELLRRVKDDKSDPQAHNMAELVYETATLRSGFLLEDTLAFAERVETLMRKTLGLPEDQGVDEEQDEDAFEGIPIDLTKKDEEAEGSKPDEEEEPRDEHEEL; this is encoded by the exons ATGCGAGCTCTACTACTGGGCATCGTTGTCGTGGCCCTGTTTGCGG GGCTTGCCTCGGCAGCTGAGGATGCCGAGTCCAGTACGCCGAAGGTGGAGGATGACCTGGGCGCCACCCGAGAAGGCTCGAGGACTGATGACCAAGTGGTGGAAAG GGAAGAGGAGGCGATAAAGCTGGACGGCTTGAACGTGGCTCAGATGAAGGAGATGCGCGAAAAAGCAGAGAAACACGCCTTCCAGGCGGAGGTCACTCGTATGATGAAGCTGATCATTAACTCCCTCTACAGAAACAAGGAG ATCTTCTTGAGGGAATTGATATCCAATGCCTCCGACGCCTTGGACAAGATCAGGCTTCTGTCGCTCACCAATCCCGATGTACTCAATTCGAATCCTGAGCTGACGATACGCGTCAAG AGTGACAAGGAAAATGGTTTGCTGCACATAACGGATACTGGCATTGGCATGACAAAAACTGACCTGGTCAACAACTTGGGCACAATAGCCAAGTCTGGCACCGCAGAATTCTTGCAGAAAGTTACTGAGACTGCTGATGCACCCAAAGAGCTGAATGACCTCATTGGCCAGTTCGGTGTGGGCTTCTACTCTGCATTCCTGGTAGCTGACAGAGTCATCGTGACCAGCAAGAACAATGAGGATGAGCAGCATGTGTGGGAATCTGACTCCGGCGAGTTCACCGTTGCCAAGGACCCACGGGGCAACACGCTCGGCCGTGGCACCCAGGTCACCCTGCAGCTCAAGGAGGAGGCCCGCGACTTCTTGGAACTGGACACGCTGAAGAGGCTGATTGAGAAGTACTCTCAGTTCATCAACTTCAACATCTACCTGTGGACATCCAAGACTGAGACCGTGGAGGAGCCCGTGGAAGAGGCCAAGCCTGCAGACACTgaggacaaggaagagaaggATGAGGACAAGGTTGAGGAGGAAGAGGATGATGAGCCCAAGACCAAGAAGGTTGAGAAGACCACTTGGGACTGGGAGCTGATCAACAGTGCCAAGCCCATCTGGACACGCAAGCCGGCAGAAATTGAAGACAGTGAATATGAAGAGTTCTACAAGGCTATCACCAAGGACACCAAGGCACCGCTGGCTAAGACCCACTTTATCGCGGAGGGAGAGCTGACCTTCAAGGCGCTTCTGTACATCCCAACACAGCAACCAACTGAGTCGTTCAACCGGTATGGAGGCAAAGTGGACCACATCAAGCTTTACGTGCGAAGAGTTTTCATCACAGATGACTTCCAGGACATGATGCCCAGCTACCTGAGCTTTATCCGTGGTGTTGTGGACTCTGACGACCTGCCGCTGAATGTTAGCAGGGAGATGCTGCAGCAGCACAAGCTGCTCAAGGTCATCAAGAAGAAGCTGGTGCGCAAGGCCTTGGACATGATGAAGCGCATCCCTGCCGATCAGTATGAGCAGTTCTGGAAGGAGTACTCGACCAACCTGAAGCTGGGCATCATCGAGGACACTACAAACCGAACCCGCTTGGCCAAGCTGGTGCGCTTCCATTCTTCTAACAGCGACAGCCTGACATCTCTCTCGGAGTATGTCTCTCGCATGAAAGACGGTCAGCAAATAATTTACTACATGGCTGGTGCGTCCCTTGATGAAGTGAAGCGGTCACCCTTTGTGGAGCGTCTGTTGAAAAAGGGCTACGAAGTGCTGTACTTGGTGGAGCCTGTGGATGAGTACTCCATTTCGTCACTGACTGAGTTTGAAGGAAAGAAGTTCCAGAATGTTGCCAAGGAAGGCCTGAAGGTGGACGAGGGAACACGGGCACGGGAGCGGCATGATGCACTTGTGCGTGAGTTCGAGCCCTTGACCAAGTGGTTGGAGGAAGACGTGTTCAAGGGGCGCATTCTCAAGGCCATGGTATCGGAGAGACTTGCTACTTCGCCCTGTGCCCTGGTGGCCAACCAGTTTGGCTGGACGGGCAACATGGAGCGGTTGGCACGAAGCAACGCTCATGCCAAGTCGCACGACACTATGCGCGACTACTACCTGAGCCAGAAGAAAAACATGGAGCTGAACCCAAGGCACCCACTCATCAAGGAGTTGTTGCGGCGAGTCAAGGATGACAAGTCTGACCCACAAGCACACAACATGGCAGAGTTGGTGTATGAGACTGCAACCCTTCGGTCGGGCTTCCTGCTTGAGGACACTCTTGCCTTTGCTGAGCGAGTGGAGACCTTGATGAGGAAAACGCTAGGTCTGCCAGAAGACCAAGGG GTGGACGAGGAACAGGATGAAGATGCATTTGAGGGCATTCCCATTGACCTCACGAAGAAGGACGAAGAAGCTGAAGGATCAAAGCCAGACGAGGAGGAAGAACCG AGGGATGAGCATGAGGAACTTTGA
- the LOC144107966 gene encoding ribonuclease H1-like, giving the protein MVFRRLLTLALDLMPKKGQFYYAVRNGRQKGVFLTWPECESQVKGFPRPVYKKFSTEQEAWAFVNNDPNGEVTLSGVGSSGVSCHSVGKSLQGRKRKHGYDPAEDLRAQRFCPDPDEPSDMLHVYTDGACANNGGINGTPKAAIGVYWGPNHPMNVSERLPGRQTNNRAEIHAAVRALQQARSVGARHVTIYTDSSFLINSVTKWMDGWIKKGWKLSDGQAVKNKEDFLDLLKAAEGLRVKWVHVRGHSGVPGNEQADRLAVAALDLPLPPG; this is encoded by the exons ATGGTTTTCAGACGTCTACTTACTTTGGCACTCGACTTGATGCCGAAGAAAGGCCAATTCTACTATGCCGTCCGCAATGGTCGCCAGAAAGGCGTCTTCTTGACATG GCCAGAATGTGAGAGCCAGGTCAAAGGCTTCCCCCGACCGGTgtacaaaaaattcagcactgagCAAGAAGCCTGGGCTTTCGTCAACAATGACCCAAATGGAGAGGTGACCCTGAGTGGTGTAG GAAGCAGTGGGGTGAGCTGCCACTCGGTGGGCAAATCGCTGCAGGGACGCAAGCGCAAGCACG gctatGACCCTGCTGAAGATCTGAGAGCCCAGCGTTTCTGCCCAGATCCCGATG AGCCAAGTGACATGCTGCACGTGTACACTGACGGCGCCTGTGCAAACAATGGTGGCATCAATGGGACTCCGAAGGCAGCTATAGGAGTCTACTGGGGACCCAACCATCCAAT GAACGTCAGTGAGAGACTGCCAGGCCGGCAAACAAACAACCGTGCAGAGATTCAC GCTGCAGTCCGTGCCTTGCAGCAGGCTCGCAGCGTCGGCGCGCGCCATGTTACCATCTACACGGACAGTTCCTTTCTCATCAACA GTGTGACCAAGTGGATGGACGGCTGGATCAAGAAGGGCTGGAAGTTGTCCGACGGCCAGGCTGTCAAGAACAAGGAGGATTTCTTGGATCTGCTGAAAGCGGCAGAAGGACTCCGTGTCAAGTGG GTGCATGTTCGAGGCCACAGCGGTGTGCCAGGCAACGAACAGGCCGACCGTCTGGCTGTGGCTGCGCTGGACCTGCCTCTGCCACCGGGGTGA
- the EloC gene encoding transcription elongation factor elongin C isoform X1 has product MTRRIFCPGATMSEDKPMEEGTVYGGCEGPDAMYVKLISSDGHEFIIKRMHALTSGTIKAMLSGPGQFAENETNEVNFREIPSHVLQKVCQYFTYKVRYTNSSTEIPEFPIAPEIALELLMAANFLDC; this is encoded by the exons ATGACACGCAGAATATTCTGTCCGG GTGCCACCATGTCTGAGGATAAGCCCATGGAAGAAGGCACGGTGTACGGCGGCTGCGAGGGGCCGGACGCCATGTATGTCAAGCTGATCTCGTCAGACGGCCACGAGTTCATCATCAAGCGCATGCACGCGCTCACGTCGGGCACCATCAAGGCCATGCTGTCAGGGCCGGGACAGTTTGCCGAGAACGAGACCAACGAGGTCAACTTCCGAGAGATACC GTCTCACGTGCTCCAGAAGGTGTGCCAGTACTTCACTTACAAGGTGCGCTACACCAACAGTTCCACCGAGATCCCAGAGTTCCCCATCGCGCCAGAGATCGCCCTGGAGCTGCTCATGGCGGCAAACTTCCTCGACTGCTGA
- the EloC gene encoding transcription elongation factor elongin C isoform X2 — MSTTKESGATMSEDKPMEEGTVYGGCEGPDAMYVKLISSDGHEFIIKRMHALTSGTIKAMLSGPGQFAENETNEVNFREIPSHVLQKVCQYFTYKVRYTNSSTEIPEFPIAPEIALELLMAANFLDC, encoded by the exons ATGTCCACCACCAAAGAAAGCG GTGCCACCATGTCTGAGGATAAGCCCATGGAAGAAGGCACGGTGTACGGCGGCTGCGAGGGGCCGGACGCCATGTATGTCAAGCTGATCTCGTCAGACGGCCACGAGTTCATCATCAAGCGCATGCACGCGCTCACGTCGGGCACCATCAAGGCCATGCTGTCAGGGCCGGGACAGTTTGCCGAGAACGAGACCAACGAGGTCAACTTCCGAGAGATACC GTCTCACGTGCTCCAGAAGGTGTGCCAGTACTTCACTTACAAGGTGCGCTACACCAACAGTTCCACCGAGATCCCAGAGTTCCCCATCGCGCCAGAGATCGCCCTGGAGCTGCTCATGGCGGCAAACTTCCTCGACTGCTGA
- the EloC gene encoding transcription elongation factor elongin C isoform X3 has translation MSEDKPMEEGTVYGGCEGPDAMYVKLISSDGHEFIIKRMHALTSGTIKAMLSGPGQFAENETNEVNFREIPSHVLQKVCQYFTYKVRYTNSSTEIPEFPIAPEIALELLMAANFLDC, from the exons ATGTCTGAGGATAAGCCCATGGAAGAAGGCACGGTGTACGGCGGCTGCGAGGGGCCGGACGCCATGTATGTCAAGCTGATCTCGTCAGACGGCCACGAGTTCATCATCAAGCGCATGCACGCGCTCACGTCGGGCACCATCAAGGCCATGCTGTCAGGGCCGGGACAGTTTGCCGAGAACGAGACCAACGAGGTCAACTTCCGAGAGATACC GTCTCACGTGCTCCAGAAGGTGTGCCAGTACTTCACTTACAAGGTGCGCTACACCAACAGTTCCACCGAGATCCCAGAGTTCCCCATCGCGCCAGAGATCGCCCTGGAGCTGCTCATGGCGGCAAACTTCCTCGACTGCTGA